In Methanobrevibacter sp., the following proteins share a genomic window:
- a CDS encoding tRNA-dihydrouridine synthase, which yields MKDLFDYCEFGDLKLNSRIVRTGLWESEREKSGNLTPEIYNRYENIAASGVGLIITELISLYPRDAFSKWSHTTHYTQFVREAKDLTDLVHVYDVPIFAQLGFVRYNKKAEQDISVNDISIEDIRKIQTDMIVAAQKIDFAGFDGIQLGLGNYYFLSRFINPSFNSRDDKYGGSTLNRLRMVLEMIKVIKENTNLHINCRLNAFDSSTNGMTLEETIEVAKLLEKFGVDSLQITRPRSPQFFTRENKDKNPLIDATSKIIENINIPVILGGGATSQKQINDILNETDIDFILMQRPFVADPSFLVDWQIEGDGVSRCIACNNCYWKKTSTCFIKSCSIDK from the coding sequence ATGAAAGATTTATTTGATTACTGTGAATTTGGAGACTTAAAACTCAATAGTAGAATTGTAAGAACGGGATTGTGGGAATCTGAAAGAGAAAAATCCGGTAATTTAACTCCTGAAATTTATAACCGTTATGAAAATATAGCTGCCAGTGGTGTTGGATTAATAATCACTGAATTAATCTCTCTTTATCCACGTGATGCATTTTCTAAATGGTCTCATACAACTCATTACACTCAATTTGTTCGTGAAGCGAAGGACCTGACTGATCTTGTTCATGTATATGATGTTCCTATCTTTGCTCAATTAGGTTTTGTCAGATATAATAAAAAAGCAGAACAGGACATATCTGTGAATGATATTTCTATTGAAGATATTCGTAAGATTCAAACAGACATGATTGTTGCAGCTCAAAAAATAGACTTCGCAGGTTTTGACGGTATACAACTGGGTCTTGGAAACTATTATTTCCTCTCCCGTTTCATAAATCCAAGTTTCAATTCAAGAGATGACAAATATGGTGGTAGTACTTTGAATCGTCTTAGGATGGTTTTAGAGATGATTAAAGTAATCAAAGAGAACACAAACCTCCATATTAATTGTCGTTTAAATGCATTTGACAGTTCAACTAATGGAATGACTCTTGAAGAAACAATTGAAGTAGCTAAACTCCTTGAAAAGTTCGGTGTTGATTCACTTCAGATTACTCGTCCACGTTCACCACAGTTCTTTACACGTGAAAATAAGGATAAAAATCCATTAATTGATGCAACTTCCAAAATAATTGAAAATATTAACATTCCAGTTATTTTAGGTGGTGGGGCAACTAGCCAAAAACAGATTAATGATATATTAAATGAAACTGATATTGATTTTATTTTAATGCAAAGGCCTTTTGTTGCAGATCCGAGCTTTTTAGTGGATTGGCAAATTGAAGGGGACGGTGTTAGCAGATGCATTGCTTGCAATAACTGTTACTGGAAGAAAACATCAACTTGTTTTATAAAAAGCTGTAGTATTGATAAATAA